In the Arachis ipaensis cultivar K30076 chromosome B10, Araip1.1, whole genome shotgun sequence genome, one interval contains:
- the LOC107622262 gene encoding probable methyltransferase PMT21, protein MKGSDGKSIITQPEKCRIVPMAIIFVLICGFSFYMGGIFCSERNRFLFISGQKSLEPSKDLSSVGSVQMKSISFPECGVDYQDYTPCTDPRRWRKYGSYRLTLLERHCPPIFERKECLVPPPDGYKPPIRWPKSRDECWYRNVPYDWINKQKSNQHWLKKEGEKFLFPGGGTMFPNGVGEYADKMQDLIPEMKDGTIRTAIDTGCGVASWGGDLLDRGILTVSLAPRDNHEAQVQFALERGIPAILGVISTQRLPFPSNSFDMAHCSRCLIPWTEFGGVYLLEIHRILRPGGFWVLSGPPINYQRRWRGWNTTIEEQRSDYEKLEELLKSLCFKMYNKKGDIAVWQKSLDNNCYNKLARDTYPPKCDDSLEPDSAWYTPLRACIVVPNSKFKKSGLTSIPKWPERLHTMPERISMVHRGSASSFKHDDSTWKKRIEHYKKLLPDLGTDKIRNVMDMNTVYGGFAAALINDPVWVMNVVSSYSTNTLPVVYDRGLIGTFHDWCEAFSTYPRTYDLLHLDGLFTAESHRCEMKYVLLEMDRILRPNGYVIIREHGYFVDSIEAIGKGMRWECHKENSEKGDEMVKVLICQKQLWYASNNGSR, encoded by the exons ATGAAGGGTAGTGATGGGAAATCAATCATAACCCAGCCAGAAAAGTGCAGGATTGTCCCAATGGCAATAATATTTGTGTTGATATGTGGATTTTCTTTCTATATGGGTGGAATCTTTTGTTCTGAGAGGAATAGATTTCTCTTCATCAGCGGCCAGAAGTCCCTTGAACCCTCCAAGGATTTATCCTCAGTAGGTTCTGTGCAGATGAAGTCCATCAGTTTTCCCGAATGTGGCGTTGACTATCAAGACTACACACCATGCACCGATCCAAGG AGATGGAGGAAGTATGGCTCCTACCGGCTTACTTTGTTGGAACGCCATTGCCCTCCGATTTTTGAGAGGAAGGAATGCTTAGTTCCTCCCCCAGATGGGTATAAGCCCCCCATTAGATGGCCAAAGAGCAGAGATGAATGTTGGTACAG AAATGTTCCATATGATTGGATTAACAAGCAGAAGTCCAATCAGCATTGGTTGAAAAAGGAAGGCGAGAAATTCCTCTTTCCTGGCGGAGGTACCATGTTCCCCAATGGAGTTGGTGAATATGCTGATAAAATGCAAGATCTTATCCCAGAAATGAAAGATGGGACTATTAGAACTGCCATTGATACTGGCTGTGGG GTTGCTAGCTGGGGTGGGGACTTGCTTGATCGCGGGATTCTTACCGTTTCTCTTGCACCAAGAGATAACCATGAAGCTCAGGTGCAATTTGCTCTGGAGCGTGGTATTCCAGCAATTCTTGGCGTCATTTCTACCCAGAGACTTCCATTCCCATCAAACTCCTTTGATATGGCTCATTGCTCCAGATGCCTTATCCCATGGACAGAATTTG GTGGAGTTTATCTCCTTGAAATCCACCGGATTCTTCGTCCTGGAGGATTTTGGGTCTTGTCTGGCCCACCAATCAACTATCAGCGCAGGTGGCGAGGGTGGAACACAACTATCGAAGAGCAAAGATCAGATTATGAGAAATTGGAGGAGTTGCTGAAATCCTTATGCTTTAAAATGTATAATAAAAAGGGTGACATTGCTGTGTGGCAGAAGTCTCTGGATAATAATTGCTATAATAAGCTGGCCAGAGATACTTATCCACCAAAATGTGATGATAGTCTCGAGCCAGATTCAGCATGGTATACTCCACTTCGAGCTTGTATTGTGGTTCCCAATTCAAAGTTTAAGAAATCAGGTTTAACTTCCATTCCTAAGTGGCCGGAGCGGCTGCACACGATGCCCGAGCGGATTTCAATGGTTCACCGTGGGAGTGCTAGTTCTTTTAAACATGACGACAGTACATGGAAAAAGCGTATCGAGCACTACAAGAAATTGCTCCCTGACCTTGGGACAGATAAGATAAGAAATGTGATGGACATGAACACGGTATATGGAGGTTTTGCTGCAGCCTTGATTAATGATCCTGTGTGGGTCATGAATGTTGTCTCATCTTATTCTACCAATACGCTCCCCGTGGTCTATGATCGAGGCCTTATTGGAACCTTCCATGATTG GTGCGAAGCGTTTTCAACATATCCTCGTACATATGACCTGCTTCATCTTGATGGACTCTTCACTGCAGAAAGCCACAG ATGTGAAATGAAGTATGTGTTGCTGGAAATGGACCGGATTCTAAGGCCAAATGGGTATGTAATCATTCGTGAGCACGGTTACTTTGTGGATAGCAttgaagccattggcaagggtatGAGATGGGAATGTCACAAAGAGAACTCTGAGAAAGGTGATGAGATGGTGAAGGTTTTGATATGTCAGAAGCAGCTTTGGTATGCATCCAATAATGGTTCAAGATGA
- the LOC107622266 gene encoding mechanosensitive ion channel protein 10-like: protein MDEKAKSSDHVAVTIDQHNNHPKTPSSSSVDNKPPKQQPLRVKTLNRLSFSKPKSRILEYNNYYPHHHLGRKLSSISQENNNDNNNEDVDEDEEEEEEWWDEEEEIEEEGEGERNKLQERRRRKKVRWRVVVEWVVFLSIATCLVCSLAITRIKKMHMVGLEIWKWCLMVMVTFSGRLVSGWVVGVTVFVIERNFMLREKVLYFIYGLRKSIRNCMWLGLVLLSYWSVVFDDVQKKNHMFLNKVFQGLVAVLVGAIIWLVKIVLVKMLASSFHVATYFDRMKESVFHHYILDTLSGPPMEDAEEILQQHRLLTGGGSKSMPARTEGAEHGEHCIRLVDDFTTAESEINSEWEARNCAQRIFNNVAKPAAKYIEEEDLMRFLKRVEIHTIFPLFEGALETGKISRSSFRNWVIRAYYERKALAQSLNDTKTAVQQLHKLASAIVSVIIIIVILLVMGVATLKIIFFCMTQIVLIGVAFQGTCKTVLEAIIFVFVMHPFDIGDRCVIDGVHMIVEEMNILSTVFLRYDNEKIYYPNAVLLNKPISNFYRSPEMWDSIDFTIDASTPMETIIALKKSIQIYIESKPKYWNPKHSVIAKEIQNVDKLKLCLCVQHTINHQNYGERSIRITELLLELKKIFEIHAVKYNLLPQEIHITQMNMENNGRLVFQS from the exons ATGGATGAAAAAGCTAAGTCCTCAGATCATGTTGCTGTCACCATTGACCAGCACAATAACCATCCGAAAACCCCTTCCTCTTCCTCCGTGGACAACAAGCCCCCCAAACAACAACCCTTGAGGGTCAAAACCCTTAATCGGCTCAGCTTCTCGAAGCCCAAATCCAGAATCCTCGAGTACAATAACTACTATCCCCACCACCATCTCGGCAGAAAGCTATCAAGCATTTCGCAGGAGAACAACAACGACAATAATAATGAGGACGTGGAcgaagatgaagaggaagaggaggagtggTGGGACGAAGAAGAAGAGATCGAGGAGGAGGGTGAGGGAGAGAGGAATAAGTTGcaggagaggaggaggaggaagaaggtgAGGTGGAGGGTAGTGGTGGAGTGGGTGGTGTTCCTGAGCATAGCAACATGCTTGGTGTGTTCGCTGGCAATAACGAGGATAAAGAAGATGCACATGGTGGGTTTGGAGATATGGAAGTGGTGCTTGATGGTGATGGTGACATTCAGCGGGAGGTTGGTGTCGGGGTGGGTGGTGGGGGTGACGGTGTTCGTGATAGAGAGGAACTTCATGCTGAGAGAGAAGGTGCTGTACTTCATATACGGGCTGAGGAAGAGCATAAGGAACTGCATGTGGCTAGGGCTGGTGCTTCTTTCATACTGGAGCGTGGTGTTCGACGACGTGCAGAAGAAGAACCACATGTTCCTGAACAAGGTGTTTCAGGGACTGGTGGCAGTGCTGGTTGGGGCCATCATATGGCTCGTCAAGATTGTTCTGGTGAAGATGCTGGCATCCTCTTTTCATGTGGCCACCTACTTCGACAGGATGAAGGAGAGCGTCTTCCATCACTACATCCTCGACACTCTCTCAGGTCCGCCCATGGAGGACGCGGAGGAGATACTGCAGCAGCACCGCCTGCTCACGGGAGGCGGATCAAAGTCGATGCCTGCCAGGA CTGAGGGAGCTGAGCATGGAGAGCACTGCATCCGCCTGGTCGATGATTTCACCACCGCCGAGTCTGAGATCAACAGTGAATGGGAAGCTAGAAATTGCGCTCAGCGGATTTTCAACAACGTCGCCAAACCTGCTGCCAA GTACATTGAAGAGGAGGATTTGATGAGATTTCTGAAGAGGGTTGAGATACATACTATATTCCCTCTCTTCGAAGGTGCCCTTGAAACAGGGAAGATCAGCAGATCATCATTTAGAAATTGGGTG ATTCGAGCATACTACGAACGAAAGGCACTAGCACAATCACTGAATGATACAAAAACAGCAGTGCAGCAGCTTCACAAACTAGCAAGCGCGATAGTTAGTGTGATAATAATCATTGTGATCCTTTTGGTGATGGGAGTGGCTACGCTCAAGATCATATTCTTCTGCATGACGCAAATCGTGTTGATTGGGGTTGCCTTCCAAGGTACCTGCAAGACCGTCTTGGAGGCCATCATCTTCGTCTTTGTCATGCATCCTTTCGACATTGGAGACCGCTGCGTCATTGATGGTGTTCAT ATGATTGTGGAAGAGATGAATATCTTGTCAACAGTGTTTCTCAGATACGACAACGAGAAAATATACTACCCTAATGCAGTTCTGCTGAATAAGCCAATCAGCAATTTCTACAGGAGTCCGGAGATGTGGGACTCAATTGATTTCACCATTGATGCTTCTACTCCCATGGAGACTATCATTGCACTCAAGAAATCAATACAAAT TTACATTGAGAGCAAGCCAAAGTATTGGAATCCAAAGCACAGTGTGATAGCAAAAGAAATACAGAATGTGGACAAGCTGAAGCTGTGCTTGTGTGTGCAACACACAATCAATCATCAGAACTATGGCGAAAGGAGCATTAGGATCACTGAGCTCCTCTTGGAACTCAAAAAGATCTTTGAGATCCATGCTGTCAAGTACAATCTCCTCCCTCAGGAGATCCACATTACCCAGATGAACATGGAAAATAATGGCAGACTTGTCTTTCAATCATGA
- the LOC107622264 gene encoding uncharacterized protein LOC107622264 isoform X2, producing the protein MIDLFLSDPNQSDESHDSDSIKWRISLLKELESDIWSGMLSGGRAEVRLWLCSSIAGVMCVAPRDQRELFGNLVRSRGQKCGLASHLLHLMFDKSPNKGGSLLAHTSRMLQKFFQGNPNRVLQWFSYSSAGSGLEQGKGLKALSQFAFKNRDICWEELEWKGKHGQSPAMVATKPHYFLDLDIQRTVENFIQNVPEFWSSDEFVESVKDGDIFFIDRPFFHLLITLDEQDLCYFLELLRKSLNRKVEFQHFDNVTDLFVVVLLNCGGTGSIDLMLLLNAVITQGRQLLRLLRDEEDPELQAKIGDTVSKISAISSSGNSLTPIFKNTCKMTTVEAIKCLGLQSWVLYYRLSQECKTPESWESVFMNNQIGFRLSNKNALLDHDGLLKEDCSGFDQSPSVRLKRNKKQKAKKKRRRKYDSDDCNDDELLDFDSTSLELDFLQNTRSWLLSTDGYTSAWSSADLPEHLHRHCLCRWMTWLLEK; encoded by the exons ATGATAGACTTGTTCTTGTCAGACCCCAACCAGAGCGATGAATCACATGACAGTGATTCTATAAAATGGAGAATCTCTTTGTTGAAGGAGCTGGAATCCGATATCTGGTCAGGGATGCTGTCTGGGGGTCGTGCGGAGGTTCGGCTATGGCTGTGCAGTAGCATCGCAGGTGTGATGTGCGTGGCTCCACGCGATCAGAGAGAGCTCTTTGGGAATTTGGTGAGAAGTCGAGGTCAGAAGTGTGGCCTTGCCTCCCATCTTTTGCATTTGATGTTCGACAAGTCCCCCAATAAAGGGGGTTCCCTTTTAGCTCACACAAGTCGCATGCTCCAGAAATTCTTCCAGG GTAATCCTAATCGTGTATTGCAGTGGTTTTCATATTCTTCCGCGGGCAGTGGACTAGAGCAAGGGAAAGGTCTCAAGGCGTTGTCCCAGTTTGCATTTAAAAACAGGGATATTTGCTGGGAGGAGCTAGAGTGGAAGGGAAAGCATGGGCAGTCACCAGCCATGGTTGCCACCAAGCCACATTATTTCCTTGACTTGGATATCCAGCGAACTGTGGAAAATTTTATTCAGAATGTGCCTGAATTTTGGTCATCTGACGAGTTTGTTGAGTCGGTCAAAGATGGTGATATTTTTTTCATTGACAGGCCATTCTTT CACCTTCTTATTACTCTTGACGAGCAGGACCTGTGCTACTTTTTGGAATTGCTTCGTAAATCACTCAACCGCAAAGTGGAATTTCAACATTTTGATAATGTCACTGATTTGTTTGTGGTTGTACTTTTAAATTGTGGTGGTACTGGGTCTATTGACCTGATGCTACTGTTGAATGCTGTCATTACTCAGGGAAGGCAACTTCTACGCCTTTTACGGGATGAGGAGGATCCGGAGCTGCAAGCAAAAATCGGTGACACTGTGTCAAAAATATCTGCAATCTCAAGTAGTGGCAATAGCTTGACCCCAATCTTTAAGAATACATGCAAGATGACAACTGTTGAAGCAATAAAGTGTTTGGGACTTCAGTCTTGGGTTCTTTACTATAGATTGTCACAAGAATGCAAAACTCCTGAATCCTGGGAGTCTGTCTTTATGAATAATCAAATTGGTTTCCGCCTCTCGAACAAGAATGCATTGCTAGATCATGATGGACTGTTAAAAGAAGATTGTTCTGGTTTTGATCAGAGTCCTTCAGTTCGATTGAAAcgtaataaaaaacaaaaggccaaaaagaagaggaggaggaagtatGATAGTGATGATTGTAATGATGATGAGCTGCTGGATTTTGATTCTACAAGCCTGGAATTGGACTTTCTGCAAAATACTAGAAGCTGGCTACTTTCAACTGATGGATACACTTCGGCATGGAGTAGT GCAGATTTGCCGGAACACCTACATAGGCATTGCTTGTGTAGGTGGATGACATGGCTTTTAGAAAAATGA
- the LOC107624304 gene encoding cadmium-induced protein AS8 isoform X2 yields MLWLPKTLWKYKLQMIIKGLFRRYKRWNPVHPTYGAFWGMGVGVGCGVGWGPGFGPEVIGYVGSGCGIGFNVGFTLAGFGIGLPANFIFEAPYNVIMATRNSALEIARSKGFNAPCNGWTINLSCVFDLQREASDKLRHFRERRLSVKGFDFLSMKNDLSLLATSACNSKD; encoded by the exons ATGCTATGGCTACCTAAGACACTTTGGAAATATAAG CTCCAAATGATTATCAAAGGATTGTTTAGAAGATATAAGAGATGGAACCCTGTTCATCCAACTTATGGTGCCTTTTGGGGAATGGGAGTGGGTGTTGGTTGTGGAGTCGGATGGGGTCCGGGGTTCGGCCCTGAAGTGATAGGCTATGTTGGATCTGGTTGTGGCATTGGATTCAATGTAGGCTTCACTCTCGCTGGCTTTGGTATTGGCCTTCCTGCAAACTTTATCTTTGAAGCTCCTTATAATG TTATCATGGCAACAAGAAATTCAGCATTAGAGATAGCACGATCTAAGGGTTTTAATGCACCATGCAATGGCTGGACTATAAACTTATCTTGTGTCTTTGACCTCCAAAGGGAAGCTAGTGACAAATTACGTCACTTTAGGGAAAGGCGTTTATCAGTCAAGGGATTTGATTTCTTGAGCATGAAAAATGACTTATCATTGCTTGCTACATCTGCCTGTAACA
- the LOC107624304 gene encoding cadmium-induced protein AS8 isoform X1 yields the protein MLWLPKTLWKYKLQMIIKGLFRRYKRWNPVHPTYGAFWGMGVGVGCGVGWGPGFGPEVIGYVGSGCGIGFNVGFTLAGFGIGLPANFIFEAPYNVIMATRNSALEIARSKGFNAPCNGWTINLSCVFDLQREASDKLRHFRERRLSVKGFDFLSMKNDLSLLATSACNSMRTFHDQLSSRRGKD from the exons ATGCTATGGCTACCTAAGACACTTTGGAAATATAAG CTCCAAATGATTATCAAAGGATTGTTTAGAAGATATAAGAGATGGAACCCTGTTCATCCAACTTATGGTGCCTTTTGGGGAATGGGAGTGGGTGTTGGTTGTGGAGTCGGATGGGGTCCGGGGTTCGGCCCTGAAGTGATAGGCTATGTTGGATCTGGTTGTGGCATTGGATTCAATGTAGGCTTCACTCTCGCTGGCTTTGGTATTGGCCTTCCTGCAAACTTTATCTTTGAAGCTCCTTATAATG TTATCATGGCAACAAGAAATTCAGCATTAGAGATAGCACGATCTAAGGGTTTTAATGCACCATGCAATGGCTGGACTATAAACTTATCTTGTGTCTTTGACCTCCAAAGGGAAGCTAGTGACAAATTACGTCACTTTAGGGAAAGGCGTTTATCAGTCAAGGGATTTGATTTCTTGAGCATGAAAAATGACTTATCATTGCTTGCTACATCTGCCTGTAACAGTATGCGCACATTCCATGACCAGCTTTCTTCTCGTAGGG
- the LOC107622264 gene encoding uncharacterized protein LOC107622264 isoform X1, whose product MIDLFLSDPNQSDESHDSDSIKWRISLLKELESDIWSGMLSGGRAEVRLWLCSSIAGVMCVAPRDQRELFGNLVRSRGQKCGLASHLLHLMFDKSPNKGGSLLAHTSRMLQKFFQGNPNRVLQWFSYSSAGSGLEQGKGLKALSQFAFKNRDICWEELEWKGKHGQSPAMVATKPHYFLDLDIQRTVENFIQNVPEFWSSDEFVESVKDGDIFFIDRPFFVRYFINLMYKEDIGDVWQVIDEFLTEHPFSSLCQHLLITLDEQDLCYFLELLRKSLNRKVEFQHFDNVTDLFVVVLLNCGGTGSIDLMLLLNAVITQGRQLLRLLRDEEDPELQAKIGDTVSKISAISSSGNSLTPIFKNTCKMTTVEAIKCLGLQSWVLYYRLSQECKTPESWESVFMNNQIGFRLSNKNALLDHDGLLKEDCSGFDQSPSVRLKRNKKQKAKKKRRRKYDSDDCNDDELLDFDSTSLELDFLQNTRSWLLSTDGYTSAWSSADLPEHLHRHCLCRWMTWLLEK is encoded by the exons ATGATAGACTTGTTCTTGTCAGACCCCAACCAGAGCGATGAATCACATGACAGTGATTCTATAAAATGGAGAATCTCTTTGTTGAAGGAGCTGGAATCCGATATCTGGTCAGGGATGCTGTCTGGGGGTCGTGCGGAGGTTCGGCTATGGCTGTGCAGTAGCATCGCAGGTGTGATGTGCGTGGCTCCACGCGATCAGAGAGAGCTCTTTGGGAATTTGGTGAGAAGTCGAGGTCAGAAGTGTGGCCTTGCCTCCCATCTTTTGCATTTGATGTTCGACAAGTCCCCCAATAAAGGGGGTTCCCTTTTAGCTCACACAAGTCGCATGCTCCAGAAATTCTTCCAGG GTAATCCTAATCGTGTATTGCAGTGGTTTTCATATTCTTCCGCGGGCAGTGGACTAGAGCAAGGGAAAGGTCTCAAGGCGTTGTCCCAGTTTGCATTTAAAAACAGGGATATTTGCTGGGAGGAGCTAGAGTGGAAGGGAAAGCATGGGCAGTCACCAGCCATGGTTGCCACCAAGCCACATTATTTCCTTGACTTGGATATCCAGCGAACTGTGGAAAATTTTATTCAGAATGTGCCTGAATTTTGGTCATCTGACGAGTTTGTTGAGTCGGTCAAAGATGGTGATATTTTTTTCATTGACAGGCCATTCTTTGTGCGTTATTTCATTAACTTAATGTATAAAGAGGATATAGGAGATGTATGGCAAGTTATAGATGAATTTCTCACAGAGCATCCCTTCTCTTCTTTGTGCCAGCACCTTCTTATTACTCTTGACGAGCAGGACCTGTGCTACTTTTTGGAATTGCTTCGTAAATCACTCAACCGCAAAGTGGAATTTCAACATTTTGATAATGTCACTGATTTGTTTGTGGTTGTACTTTTAAATTGTGGTGGTACTGGGTCTATTGACCTGATGCTACTGTTGAATGCTGTCATTACTCAGGGAAGGCAACTTCTACGCCTTTTACGGGATGAGGAGGATCCGGAGCTGCAAGCAAAAATCGGTGACACTGTGTCAAAAATATCTGCAATCTCAAGTAGTGGCAATAGCTTGACCCCAATCTTTAAGAATACATGCAAGATGACAACTGTTGAAGCAATAAAGTGTTTGGGACTTCAGTCTTGGGTTCTTTACTATAGATTGTCACAAGAATGCAAAACTCCTGAATCCTGGGAGTCTGTCTTTATGAATAATCAAATTGGTTTCCGCCTCTCGAACAAGAATGCATTGCTAGATCATGATGGACTGTTAAAAGAAGATTGTTCTGGTTTTGATCAGAGTCCTTCAGTTCGATTGAAAcgtaataaaaaacaaaaggccaaaaagaagaggaggaggaagtatGATAGTGATGATTGTAATGATGATGAGCTGCTGGATTTTGATTCTACAAGCCTGGAATTGGACTTTCTGCAAAATACTAGAAGCTGGCTACTTTCAACTGATGGATACACTTCGGCATGGAGTAGT GCAGATTTGCCGGAACACCTACATAGGCATTGCTTGTGTAGGTGGATGACATGGCTTTTAGAAAAATGA
- the LOC107624304 gene encoding cadmium-induced protein AS8 isoform X3, with product MIIKGLFRRYKRWNPVHPTYGAFWGMGVGVGCGVGWGPGFGPEVIGYVGSGCGIGFNVGFTLAGFGIGLPANFIFEAPYNVIMATRNSALEIARSKGFNAPCNGWTINLSCVFDLQREASDKLRHFRERRLSVKGFDFLSMKNDLSLLATSACNSMRTFHDQLSSRRGKD from the exons ATGATTATCAAAGGATTGTTTAGAAGATATAAGAGATGGAACCCTGTTCATCCAACTTATGGTGCCTTTTGGGGAATGGGAGTGGGTGTTGGTTGTGGAGTCGGATGGGGTCCGGGGTTCGGCCCTGAAGTGATAGGCTATGTTGGATCTGGTTGTGGCATTGGATTCAATGTAGGCTTCACTCTCGCTGGCTTTGGTATTGGCCTTCCTGCAAACTTTATCTTTGAAGCTCCTTATAATG TTATCATGGCAACAAGAAATTCAGCATTAGAGATAGCACGATCTAAGGGTTTTAATGCACCATGCAATGGCTGGACTATAAACTTATCTTGTGTCTTTGACCTCCAAAGGGAAGCTAGTGACAAATTACGTCACTTTAGGGAAAGGCGTTTATCAGTCAAGGGATTTGATTTCTTGAGCATGAAAAATGACTTATCATTGCTTGCTACATCTGCCTGTAACAGTATGCGCACATTCCATGACCAGCTTTCTTCTCGTAGGG
- the LOC107622265 gene encoding yrdC domain-containing protein, mitochondrial translates to MHIRTRISALPLFLPWTRKSSFSPHLQPSSRKLRRAFPKNMACGLDNKTGTGLVRPATDAYAPEAVEALRAGKVIAVPTDTLYGFACDACSLEAVNRIYEIKGRKHTSPLAICVGDVSDIYRFAVTDHLPHGLLDSLLPGPVTVVLSRGDSSVLERSLNPGFDSIGVRVPDSNFIRVIARGSGTALALTSANLSGQPSSVCIRDFENLWEHCAFVYDGGVLPSGRAGSTVVDLTTPHKYKILRPGSAKEETIAILEKHSLAESAAQ, encoded by the exons ATGCATATTCGGACAAGAATCTCAGCACTGCCTCTCTTTCTCCCCT GGACTCGCAAGTCATCATTTTCACCTCATTTGCAACCCAGTAGTAGAAAGCTGAGAAGGGCTTTTCCAAAGAACATGGCCTGTGGTTTGGATAACAAGACAGGAACTGGTTTAGTTCGCCCTGCAACAGATGCTTACGCACCTGAGGCTGTTGAAGCGTTGAGAGCTGGCAAGGTTATTGCGGTCCCCACTGACACACTCTATGGATTTGCTTGTGATGCTTG CTCGTTGGAAGCAGTTAATAGGATTTATGAGATCAAGGGTCGAAAACATACAAGCCCTCTGGCTATCTGTGTTGGAGATGTATCAGACATATATCGTTTTGCCGTGACTGACCACTTGCCACATGGCCTGCTTGATTCCCTCCTTCCGGGGCCTGTTACAGTTGTATTAAGTCGAG GCGATTCAAGTGTTCTTGAACGATCTTTGAACCCGGGATTTGATAGTATAGGAGTTAGAGTGCCTGATAGCAATTTCATTAGAGTCATTGCTCGCGGTTCAGGAACTGCCTTAGCACTTACAAGTGCAAACCTTAGTGGACAGCCAAGTAGTGTTTGCATCAGAGATTTTGAGAATCTTTGGGAGCATTGTGCTTTTGTATATGATGGTGGTGTGCTTCCATCAGGTCGAGCAGGTTCAACAGTTGTGGACCTCACTACACCACACAAATACAAGATACTGAGACCTGGAAG CGCAAAGGAAGAGACAATTGCCATCTTGGAAAAGCATTCTTTAGCTGAATCAGCTGCCCAGTAA